From one Gammaproteobacteria bacterium genomic stretch:
- the lpxB gene encoding lipid-A-disaccharide synthase yields MHVAVVAGETSGDQLGGGVLASLRDLVGDLKVTGVGGNAMAAQGLESLHAMEDISLMGLDGVTEKLLKAIRIRKSLFNTFLNDPPDVFLGIDIPDFNISLEERLKAHRIPTAHLVSPTVWAWRSYRIRKIRRSVDRMMVLFPFEETFYRLHGVSAKFVGHPAADEIDQITRKQAREKLTGEGLEVDRTTVALLPGSRRSEIDSLGRLFLDTAERLAQVNAEIQFILPVANTSVAQQLRDLVDTHKGGQNVFLTEQNARLAIAAADVGLIASGTAALEAALLARPMVVAYKVSRLSYLLARLFAKVRHVSMPNHLTAEPMVKEFLQDDANVDNLCGEIQLVLTDKIYREKIEHAFQGLTGMLRNNASDTIAKELIYMTD; encoded by the coding sequence ATGCATGTCGCTGTGGTGGCCGGTGAAACTTCCGGGGATCAACTCGGTGGCGGTGTTCTGGCTTCTCTTCGTGATTTAGTGGGAGACTTGAAGGTCACCGGAGTTGGTGGGAACGCCATGGCAGCTCAAGGTCTTGAATCCCTGCATGCAATGGAAGATATTTCCTTGATGGGGCTTGATGGCGTCACAGAAAAGCTTTTAAAGGCCATTCGAATTCGTAAATCACTTTTCAATACGTTTTTGAACGACCCGCCTGACGTATTCCTGGGTATTGATATACCTGATTTCAATATCTCACTAGAAGAGAGGCTGAAAGCTCACCGGATACCTACTGCGCACCTGGTAAGCCCTACCGTATGGGCGTGGCGGTCGTACAGGATTCGGAAGATCAGAAGGTCCGTTGACCGAATGATGGTGTTATTTCCATTCGAGGAAACCTTTTATAGGTTACACGGCGTATCGGCAAAATTTGTTGGCCATCCTGCGGCAGATGAAATCGATCAGATCACCAGGAAGCAAGCAAGGGAAAAGCTCACTGGAGAAGGCTTAGAAGTCGATCGAACAACTGTCGCTCTTCTGCCGGGAAGTAGACGATCGGAAATAGATAGCCTGGGCAGACTGTTCCTAGACACCGCAGAACGACTTGCACAAGTAAACGCCGAAATACAATTTATTTTGCCAGTTGCGAATACCTCGGTTGCCCAGCAACTTCGAGATCTTGTCGATACACACAAAGGAGGCCAGAATGTCTTTCTGACTGAGCAGAATGCAAGGCTCGCGATTGCAGCGGCCGATGTAGGCCTCATCGCGTCAGGCACCGCGGCGCTGGAAGCTGCACTCCTTGCTAGGCCGATGGTCGTGGCTTATAAGGTCTCACGGTTGTCCTACCTGCTGGCAAGGCTGTTTGCCAAGGTGAGACATGTTTCGATGCCTAACCATCTGACTGCTGAGCCTATGGTAAAGGAATTTCTTCAGGATGATGCCAACGTAGATAATCTGTGCGGTGAGATTCAGCTTGTGTTGACTGACAAGATTTACAGGGAAAAAATAGAACACGCCTTTCAGGGTCTAACAGGGATGCTTCGCAACAATGCGAGTGATACGATCGCGAAAGAGCTGATTTATATGACAGACTAG
- a CDS encoding ribonuclease HII — protein sequence MSTTDLWGGVDEVGRGPLAGPVVAAAVILEQGVRLSGIRDSKKVPASRRQELSDLIRRMSVSWAIAAATVSEVDHYNIHQATLLAMRRAVLGLNVAPTYLYVDGTVYPDIRCPGEAVVRADENIHVVAAASILAKVARDRIMIAMSKIYPGYGFERHKGYPTSSHLDTLSRLGPCAIHRTSYQPVRILLEGRV from the coding sequence GTGAGCACTACGGATCTTTGGGGAGGCGTTGATGAAGTGGGCAGAGGCCCTTTGGCCGGTCCGGTTGTCGCCGCAGCGGTAATATTGGAACAGGGCGTACGCCTGAGCGGAATACGGGACTCAAAGAAAGTTCCTGCTAGTCGAAGGCAGGAGCTTTCCGATCTGATACGCCGCATGTCGGTCTCTTGGGCGATAGCCGCTGCGACTGTTTCTGAAGTAGACCACTATAATATCCACCAGGCCACATTGCTTGCCATGCGGCGGGCGGTCCTTGGCTTGAATGTGGCTCCAACGTATTTGTATGTTGATGGCACTGTATACCCAGATATCCGTTGCCCGGGTGAAGCTGTGGTGCGAGCTGATGAGAATATCCACGTAGTGGCGGCGGCATCGATACTGGCAAAGGTGGCAAGAGATCGTATCATGATAGCCATGAGCAAAATATATCCTGGTTATGGCTTTGAGAGGCACAAGGGATATCCGACATCTTCGCACTTGGATACGCTAAGTCGGCTGGGGCCCTGTGCAATTCACCGGACAAGTTACCAGCCGGTGAGAATCCTGCTGGAAGGGCGGGTCTGA